Proteins encoded together in one Xiphophorus maculatus strain JP 163 A chromosome 13, X_maculatus-5.0-male, whole genome shotgun sequence window:
- the LOC111610413 gene encoding uncharacterized protein LOC111610413, whose amino-acid sequence MDFWVEATVLIDRFQDEQKVRRLLQSYDFKVTDLERGRVQVAGWFRNLEAVKARLEQLMEATPRSSSDLPPASSGAISKQSRNYADPGSVRRRSASLGPRTSSGPKHQAPDYRTPGEEIVIDSDVYMYAKRFRKQQLDDLLTQRDVRHNVKAEEENTIITLQGPDSGSVSADLQLLLDGLRRTLRTQEVLLSDLSTEGKHLLGRIRENNKSLNSVLVCEKNDRLHLVGPSKESYDLKQSLQGGPVDQSGARGRTANRTRGERSRSVPTRSQRSPAAGGEFSSWRGGGQEAPRGRSLSESRAKHEDEKLRRKENHVQTAEGRNRGAFIRSFGKTVRRWFNKKGKKDK is encoded by the coding sequence aTGGATTTCTGGGTTGAGGCCACGGTTCTCATCGACCGGTTCCAGGATGAGCAGAAGGTCCGGCGGCTCCTCCAGTCCTACGACTTTAAGGTGACGGATCTGGAGCGAGGTCGGGTCCAGGTAGCGGGTTGGTTCCGTAACCTCGAAGCAGTGAAGGCCCGTTTGGAGCAGCTCATGGAGGCGACGCCGCGCTCCTCCTCGGATCTGCCGCCCGCTTCCTCCGGAGCGATTTCAAAGCAAAGCAGGAATTACGCAGATCCAGGTTCCGTACGGAGACGTTCGGCCTCTCTGGGCCCCAGAACCTCCTCCGGTCCAAAGCACCAGGCGCCGGATTATCGGACTCCAGGTGAGGAGATTGTGATCGACTCCGATGTCTACATGTACGCCAAGCGGTTCAGGAAACAGCAGCTGGACGACCTTCTGACCCAGCGAGACGTCCGACATAATGTGAAGGCAGAGGAAGAAAACACCATCATCACCCTGCAGGGTCCAGACTCCGGGTCGGTGTCCGCAgacctgcagctcctcctggaCGGCCTGCGCAGAACCCTCCGGACCCAGGAAGTCCTTCTGTCGGACCTCAGCACCGAAGGAAAACACCTTCTAGGCCGAATCCGGGAAAACAACAAATCCTTGAATTCAGTTCTGGTGTGTGAGAAGAACGACCGACTCCACCTGGTCGGCCCGTCCAAAGAGAGCTACGACCTGAAGCAGAGCCTTCAGGGAGGCCCGGTCGACCAATCAGGAGCCAGAGGACGGACGGCCAATCGGACCAGGGGAGAGAGGAGCAGATCGGTCCCAACCAGGAGTCAGAGAAGTCCAGCGGCTGGCGGGGAGTTTTCCTCATGGAGGGGCGGCGGACAGGAAGCGCCAAGAGGACGAAGTCTCTCGGAGTCCCGCGCAAAACACGAAGACGAAAAACTCAGAAGAAAAGAGAACCATGTTCAGACTGCAGAAGGCCGAAACAGAGGCGCTTTCATTCGGTCTTTTGGAAAAACTGTAAGACGCTGGTttaacaaaaagggaaaaaaggacaaataa